The genomic segment CGGTTGGCCGTCGTGCCGGTCGGCGAAAATCGCGTCGGGCGAGAGAAAATCGGCCAGCGGCATGTTTGTCGTCCAACCGTCGTCGTAACCGTGCGCGACCACATATCGCGCCGCCGATTGCACTCCGGCGCGTTCCAGCAGTTCCCGTACGGCAACCCCATCCCACAGATTCCCCAGCCGGGACCAGGTGGTCACGCAATGAAAATCGGAGAAAACCTGCGCGCGGGGCAACTCTCCAAATTCGCTCCACGAAAACTTCAACGGCTGGTCAACCAGGCCATCGATGGTTAGCTCCCAAGTGTCCAATTCGACGTGCGGCACACGGCCGTAATGCAAAACGGGCCATTTGCGCGTGCGGGTTTGGCCGGGGGGAACGCGGTTTTCGCGGTGGGTATCGCTACTGATGATGACTTCTTCAGCGTGCGTATGAGGACCGGGAGCGTCGCCGGTTTGGTATTTTTCCGCTTCAGACATGTCGGTGCCCTGGAGGGAACGAGTACTTAAAGGCCCTCTGCCATGGGCCAGGGCCACGTTTTGAGATGCTTCCCAAGTGCCTATCATTCTAGGGATCCGCGTTTCAAAATCCAATGTTCCTGCCGGACAGCATCACGGCGAATTTTGGCCGCCAGTGACGGCATTGACCCTGCGAGCGGCAAGATATAAACTTCGCGCTGCAGAGAATTTACAAGAATTTAGCGTTTCCCGGCGTGATTTGTTCGCGCTGGCAGCGCGATGGGTTTGCTCGCACTTTCCGAGACACGGGGGTCGCGTCAACGCGGCTTGATAGGCAGAGCTATGGAATTTTTAGACAAAATCGGTGAGTCCGTCAGTAGCTTCATCGGATGGTTCCTGGGTTTATATACCCGGCTATTTGGTTCCTCCAACGATCGACAAATGCGTCGACTCGGCTTTGACCGCCGCGGCGAGGAAACCACGATCGTCCCTGGTTCCTTGTTGGACACGATCAACAGTCTGGAACCAGAAGTCCAAAAATTGTCTGACGAGCAACTCCGGCAAACGGCGATCGACTTCCGCGCACGGATGGCGACGGGAGAAACACTCGATGATCTGTTGCCCGAGATGTTCGCCCGTGTCCGCGAAGTGGGCATCCGCATCCTGAAGATGCGGCACTACGACGTCCAGATGATCGGCGGTTACGTTCTGCACAACGGCAACATCGCCGAAATGGTCACTGGTGAAGGAAAAACGCTCGTGGCAACATTGGCGGTTTCGCTCAACGCGGTCGCCGGTCACGTCCACGTGATCACCGTCAACGATTACCTGGCGCTGCGCGACATGGAATGGATGGCGCCGTTGTACCAAGGACTCGGACTGACCGTCAGCGCCATCCAAGGGGGCATGGACCCGCACGAACGGCAACCCGCCTATGCCTGTGATATCACCTACGGAACCAACAACGAATTTGGCTTCGACTACCTCCGCGATAACATGAAACCGACGAAGAAGCTGCAGGTGCAAGGCCCGCTGCAATTCGCCGTGATTGACGAAGTCGACAACATTTTGATCGACGAAGCCCGGACGCCGTTGATCATCTCCGGCCCGGCTTATGACGACGTCACCAAATACGCCAAAGCCAACCGCATCGCCGCTCAATTGAAAAAGGGTGAGCACTTTGAGGTCAAGGAAAAAGAACACTCGGCGCATCTGACCGACGAGGGAGTTCGCAAGGCTGAAGAATTAGCCGGCGTCGAAAGCTTTTACACGACCGGCAATATGGAATGGCCGCACTTGATCGACAACGCGCTCAAGGCACACTTCCTGTACAAACGGGACACGAATTACGTGGTGCAGGAAGACGAAGTGGTCATCGTCGACGAGTTCACCGGGCGCCTGATGCCGGGACGGAACTGGAGCGACGGTCTGCACCAAGCGGTCGAAGCCAAAGAAGGGGTGAAGATCAAGGAAGAAAACCAGACGTTGGCCACGATCACGCTGCAAAACTTTTTCAAGCTATACGACAAACTCGGCGGCATGACCGGAACGGCCATGACCGAAGCGGGCGAATTCTGGAAAATCTACAAGCTGGATGTCGTGGCGATTCCGACGAACCGCCCCATGCAGCGGATCAATTCGCCCGATATGATCTACCGCACCGATCAGGAAAAATACCACGCCATCGGCGAGGAAATCCGCGAAGTGCACCAGACGGGACGACCGATTCTGGTCGGCACAACCTCGATCGAGAAGTCAGAACTCCTCAGCAGGCAGCTCGGCAAATATGGCGTGAAGCACGAAGTCCTCAACGCCAAACAACACGGTCGTGAAGCGGACATCATCGCCCAGGCGGGTCGTCTCAGCGGCGTGACAATCGCCACCAACATGGCCGGTCGTGGAACGGACATCATCCTGGGAGGAAACTCCGAGGCGATGGCCTGGGAAGTGCTCAAGCACAAATATGAGTCACGACTAGATGTTCCAAAAGCGGAATTTGAAGAGGTCGCCAAGGAAATCGCCCAACGCGAAGGCATGGCCGATGAGGGCAAGAAGGTCTCCGAATTGGGCGGCCTGCACGTGATCGGCACCGAACGCCACGAAGCCCGGCGGATTGACCTGCAGTTACGCGGACGGAGCGGTCGCCAAGGGGACCGCGGGTCGAGCCGCTTTTTCCTGTCGTTGGAAGACGATCTGATGCGGATCTTCGCCGGCGATTGGGTCAAGGACATTTTGACCCGTTTAGGGATGCAAGAAGGCGAAGCCATCGAGAGCCGCATGGTCAGCAAGCGAGTCGAAGGCGCTCAGAAAAAACGCGAAGAATACAACTTCGAAGTGCGTAAAAACCTGCTCGAATATGACGAAGTCATGGACGAGCAACGCAAACGCGTCTATGGATATCGCCAACATATCCTCGACGGGGGAAATTGCCGCGAACTGATCATGGAGATGGTCGCCGACCAAGTCCGCAGCATGACAGCAGAAATTCTTGACCCCGCCTACGGACACCAAACCGCTGTGGTCTGGGCCGGTCAGGAGTTGGGCGTCGATCTCGACTTCCGCGACGTCAAACAGATGAACTTGGATGATTTCGAAAGCTACGTGACCGATCAAGCCCAACGGCAATCGGAAGTACTCATTCAAGATCAAATCGAAGAGAACCTGCCCGACGATGCTGAAGACAAACGGGAATGGAACTGGCTGACAATTTCCAAATGGGCCAATGCCCGTTATGGATTGAATACCAACGACCGCGAATTGCGCAAGGTCGGCCGCGATGACCTGTTCGAATATCTACTCAAACGGGCCCATGAGGCCATCGAACGATTCGACCTCACGCCGCTGAAGGATTTTCTCTCCGATGATTGGAGCCAACGCTCACTGGCGGGCTGGCTGGAACATCGGTTCAGCCTGCGTATGGATCCCGAAACGTTCAAAGAGATCGAGATTCCCGACGCAATCGACGTGATTCTAGAAAAACTAGAAACGCTCTACCACGAAAAAGAAATCAACTTCCCCGTCACCCTGGGAATCAACAAATTCCTCGCCGGACGCGGATCGAACGACCGCCCCGACCGCGAAGGCTTGATCAGTTGGGCCAACGAACGGTTCGAGTCGAAGCTCGACTTTGAAGACATCAAGAGCAAATCCCGGGACGAAGTCGTCGAGGTCCTCAACACCGCCAGCCGCGGAT from the Symmachiella macrocystis genome contains:
- the secA gene encoding preprotein translocase subunit SecA produces the protein MEFLDKIGESVSSFIGWFLGLYTRLFGSSNDRQMRRLGFDRRGEETTIVPGSLLDTINSLEPEVQKLSDEQLRQTAIDFRARMATGETLDDLLPEMFARVREVGIRILKMRHYDVQMIGGYVLHNGNIAEMVTGEGKTLVATLAVSLNAVAGHVHVITVNDYLALRDMEWMAPLYQGLGLTVSAIQGGMDPHERQPAYACDITYGTNNEFGFDYLRDNMKPTKKLQVQGPLQFAVIDEVDNILIDEARTPLIISGPAYDDVTKYAKANRIAAQLKKGEHFEVKEKEHSAHLTDEGVRKAEELAGVESFYTTGNMEWPHLIDNALKAHFLYKRDTNYVVQEDEVVIVDEFTGRLMPGRNWSDGLHQAVEAKEGVKIKEENQTLATITLQNFFKLYDKLGGMTGTAMTEAGEFWKIYKLDVVAIPTNRPMQRINSPDMIYRTDQEKYHAIGEEIREVHQTGRPILVGTTSIEKSELLSRQLGKYGVKHEVLNAKQHGREADIIAQAGRLSGVTIATNMAGRGTDIILGGNSEAMAWEVLKHKYESRLDVPKAEFEEVAKEIAQREGMADEGKKVSELGGLHVIGTERHEARRIDLQLRGRSGRQGDRGSSRFFLSLEDDLMRIFAGDWVKDILTRLGMQEGEAIESRMVSKRVEGAQKKREEYNFEVRKNLLEYDEVMDEQRKRVYGYRQHILDGGNCRELIMEMVADQVRSMTAEILDPAYGHQTAVVWAGQELGVDLDFRDVKQMNLDDFESYVTDQAQRQSEVLIQDQIEENLPDDAEDKREWNWLTISKWANARYGLNTNDRELRKVGRDDLFEYLLKRAHEAIERFDLTPLKDFLSDDWSQRSLAGWLEHRFSLRMDPETFKEIEIPDAIDVILEKLETLYHEKEINFPVTLGINKFLAGRGSNDRPDREGLISWANERFESKLDFEDIKSKSRDEVVEVLNTASRGFYRNGELLEEADEILKEAYGDDDDAPDHPPENIQPLEKLSQWTQEKLHAELDASQLQTLPRSDARRDVQGKIDERYRPELSQAERALILEVLDTAWKDHLYYMDHLRSGIGLQSYAQKDPKVEYKKQGMRAFETMWTSVADRVTDAIFRLEEANPEFLGSLWKVSSTVHESAPTPEADTSPGQNAGSEQTAIEPIRNHGKRVGRNEPCPCGSGKKFKNCCMHK
- a CDS encoding sulfite oxidase-like oxidoreductase, with the protein product MSEAEKYQTGDAPGPHTHAEEVIISSDTHRENRVPPGQTRTRKWPVLHYGRVPHVELDTWELTIDGLVDQPLKFSWSEFGELPRAQVFSDFHCVTTWSRLGNLWDGVAVRELLERAGVQSAARYVVAHGYDDGWTTNMPLADFLSPDAIFADRHDGQPLSADHGGPLRLVVPLLYAWKSAKWLKRIELVAEDRPGLWEQAGYHNHGDPWTEERFGG